Proteins encoded within one genomic window of Methanobacteriales archaeon HGW-Methanobacteriales-1:
- a CDS encoding DUF1512 domain-containing protein yields the protein MIFGLGPLELAGILAFVIILFFLPKIMRLRMISSINRTVNELESIVKEAKSILVKISKEQETPLKDPEDSVDRFIEFFIVPPMNLDPQGLVKKFDKILELGEDRFKDMAYEIAPEVDEETKSNIIMVIKATIGLNAVSKLVKHNMELARKTGNLQLMLSLQMSLPILMRLVKAQFEGTKSFSEGIPIGDGIGPLIAGRFIDNLNSSNHESDLDDLGDMISSNHKFKGRELTILRAKGPGARVGPVGKIATEIIEKNNINRIISLDATTKLEGEKTGRLAEGIGVVIGGLGIEKWLIEEKATSNDIKIDAIVIKMSPEEAMSQMSEEIAESSQMAINILKKSILRSPKGSNILIIGVGNSSGIPNIVSDISEIEFKKPGKS from the coding sequence ATGATATTTGGACTAGGGCCATTAGAATTAGCAGGAATATTGGCATTTGTAATCATATTATTCTTTTTACCTAAAATTATGCGACTAAGAATGATTTCATCCATAAATAGAACTGTTAATGAATTGGAATCCATAGTGAAAGAAGCAAAGAGTATCTTGGTAAAAATTTCCAAAGAACAGGAAACCCCACTGAAAGATCCAGAGGACTCTGTAGATAGATTTATTGAATTTTTTATAGTCCCCCCGATGAATTTAGATCCGCAAGGCCTGGTAAAAAAGTTTGATAAAATTTTAGAGTTAGGGGAAGACCGTTTTAAAGATATGGCCTATGAAATTGCTCCTGAAGTCGATGAGGAAACTAAATCAAATATAATTATGGTTATAAAAGCTACTATTGGCCTTAATGCTGTAAGCAAATTGGTTAAACATAATATGGAATTGGCCCGGAAAACAGGAAACCTCCAACTTATGTTATCTCTCCAAATGAGTCTTCCCATACTTATGAGACTAGTTAAAGCCCAATTTGAAGGTACTAAATCATTTTCAGAAGGTATACCCATTGGAGATGGAATTGGGCCCCTGATTGCTGGAAGATTCATTGATAATCTTAATTCCAGTAATCATGAGAGTGATTTAGATGATTTAGGAGATATGATTTCTTCAAATCACAAATTTAAAGGTCGTGAATTAACTATTCTTAGAGCTAAAGGGCCCGGCGCAAGAGTGGGTCCTGTGGGAAAAATAGCGACTGAAATTATTGAAAAAAATAATATAAATCGAATTATCAGTTTAGATGCGACGACCAAGCTTGAAGGGGAAAAGACTGGAAGACTAGCAGAAGGAATTGGAGTAGTTATAGGTGGTTTAGGCATAGAAAAATGGTTAATAGAAGAAAAAGCAACTTCAAATGATATTAAAATTGACGCCATTGTAATAAAAATGAGCCCTGAAGAGGCCATGAGTCAAATGAGTGAAGAAATTGCAGAAAGCTCCCAAATGGCAATAAATATCCTTAAAAAATCAATTCTACGTTCACCAAAAGGATCAAATATATTAATAATTGGAGTGGGTAATAGCTCTGGAATCCCTAACATCGTTAGTGATATTTCTGAAATTGAATTTAAAAAGCCTGGTAAATCCTAA
- a CDS encoding DUF1611 domain-containing protein, translating to MYIVSSVEELQNLNPFIVIGCGGGGEKFANFEGVEAVGFVDDNPYKQGKPFCGFPVSSDLIDLLKETDAKSVAIMLPIGAEGSALKYAVQAIDEGKNVVTSFRSLSVAENTSLLKFAKQKNVLIKEISPRLDTIDKLFGIAPAKCCEVLPKINYQHKTPVVYVGGTSQECGKRTTTRLLGKAAMDSGMEVGVISTDEMGLEKPVDLNFRAGSLSVMDIASSIMGSIKFLEEQKDLDIIFVESQSSLTELGNPHPRGLSASILIGSSPEVSVLCHRPNHPYRQPRGVLDEIRAIESVEPTKVVGISLNLRNVDAKGQIEKYESKYGLPTVDVKNGGSSQLLNVIMDFLGEIK from the coding sequence TTGTACATAGTATCTTCTGTGGAAGAACTTCAAAATCTTAATCCATTCATTGTCATAGGCTGTGGAGGTGGAGGCGAAAAATTTGCTAATTTTGAAGGTGTGGAGGCCGTTGGATTTGTAGATGACAATCCTTACAAGCAGGGAAAACCTTTCTGTGGATTTCCAGTCTCTTCTGACTTAATTGACTTATTAAAAGAAACAGATGCCAAAAGTGTGGCCATAATGTTACCTATAGGTGCTGAGGGCTCTGCATTAAAATATGCTGTTCAAGCAATTGATGAAGGGAAAAATGTGGTTACTTCGTTCCGTTCTTTGTCTGTAGCTGAAAATACATCTCTTTTGAAGTTTGCCAAGCAAAAAAACGTGTTAATTAAGGAAATAAGTCCTAGATTAGATACTATAGATAAATTATTTGGTATTGCACCAGCCAAATGTTGTGAAGTTTTACCTAAGATTAATTATCAACATAAAACTCCTGTGGTATATGTGGGTGGAACCTCACAGGAATGTGGTAAAAGAACTACGACTCGTTTGCTTGGAAAAGCTGCTATGGATTCTGGTATGGAAGTTGGTGTAATTTCAACGGATGAAATGGGATTAGAAAAACCAGTAGATCTTAATTTCCGTGCAGGTAGTTTATCAGTGATGGATATTGCTTCTTCAATCATGGGTTCTATTAAATTTTTGGAAGAGCAAAAAGATCTAGATATTATTTTTGTTGAAAGCCAATCAAGCTTGACTGAGTTGGGTAATCCACACCCTAGGGGGTTATCGGCTTCTATTTTAATAGGTTCTTCACCAGAGGTTTCAGTTTTGTGTCACCGGCCAAACCACCCTTATCGACAACCTAGGGGTGTCTTGGATGAGATAAGAGCTATTGAATCTGTAGAGCCCACAAAAGTTGTTGGAATTTCTCTTAATTTAAGGAATGTGGATGCAAAAGGACAAATTGAGAAATATGAATCGAAATATGGGCTTCCAACAGTTGATGTAAAAAATGGTGGCTCTTCACAGTTATTAAATGTAATTATGGATTTTTTAGGGGAGATTAAATGA
- a CDS encoding transcriptional regulator — MRNLFELHDYIQDDLKFMVKSKIRLQIMFSLLEGPKSMKEINETRNLSFATLSNNMKLLLQANLVRKVTTTFELTHFGKLKLDSIIDFQQSTIFSNRFEDLLLNHDISGIPDFLIQDMGVFSDSELVQSTPADIYKTHNTFKHLLTESKEIFGVSPISHPDYTELFQELLKSNVKAHLILTDDIIKRTATTADLKTLTGSITNRNLELWQYSGELKIAFTVADNFVSLGFFSDDGTYDQNRDLVSKKKDAIDWTKRLFDYYYQRSEKVGITNLAKIMVS; from the coding sequence ATGAGAAATCTTTTTGAGTTACACGATTATATTCAAGACGACTTGAAATTCATGGTTAAATCTAAAATTAGGTTGCAAATCATGTTTAGTCTTTTAGAAGGCCCTAAATCTATGAAAGAAATAAATGAGACGCGCAATTTAAGTTTTGCAACCCTTTCTAATAATATGAAACTCCTACTTCAAGCAAATTTAGTGCGGAAAGTGACTACTACATTTGAACTAACACATTTTGGTAAGTTAAAGTTGGATTCTATTATTGATTTCCAACAATCAACTATTTTTTCAAATAGGTTTGAAGATTTATTATTAAATCATGATATTAGTGGTATTCCTGATTTTCTAATTCAAGATATGGGTGTATTTTCTGATTCAGAACTTGTTCAATCAACTCCTGCTGATATTTATAAAACTCATAATACTTTTAAACATCTTTTAACTGAATCAAAAGAAATATTTGGTGTTTCTCCTATTTCACATCCGGATTATACAGAATTATTTCAAGAACTACTCAAATCAAATGTAAAAGCCCACTTAATTCTTACAGATGATATAATTAAGAGAACAGCCACTACAGCTGATTTGAAAACATTAACCGGTTCTATTACTAATAGAAATCTCGAACTTTGGCAATATTCTGGTGAATTAAAAATAGCATTTACTGTGGCGGATAATTTTGTTTCATTAGGTTTTTTTAGTGATGATGGAACGTATGATCAAAATCGAGATTTAGTAAGTAAAAAAAAAGATGCAATTGACTGGACAAAAAGATTATTTGATTATTATTATCAAAGGTCAGAAAAAGTAGGAATTACTAATCTGGCAAAGATTATGGTTTCATAG
- a CDS encoding succinate dehydrogenase, protein MIKIKVLRFDPGVDSDSHLETYEIEEKEKMKVLDALNFINDRHNANLAFRSSCRAGQCGSCALKMDGNIVLACKAEIQPDSIIEPLDFPVMKDLIVDRTEIEEKAEKMRLFLEKCEVKSLSSDSPRTCPDIIPAEKCVDSKKLRSCIECFSCLSACPVIKESSEYAGPYFMRSLSKFALDPRDSGDRALEGFDEGLYCCTTCGKCAEVCPKEISIPGDAIEKLRAIACREDVGPLEPQKKLKQSIVETGRSVEPLEKSLIKALQDSSQHYPSETESQKENNQKVAFFTGCLVDYRMPDIGFALLKVLENNGIQVDVPINQVCCGSPLIRTGQVDALEKLVEQNKKALQDYDTIITVCAGCGATLKKDYPKFGVDLNVMDISEFLADNLDMSNTKPVNMKVTYHDPCHLSRSQGIRLQPREILKKIKGLEFVEMEEPNQCCGSGGGVKSGKPEIAAALGKRKAEMIGNLDVDAVITICPFCQMHIKDSLEKEGLGNVKVMNILELLDMAYSN, encoded by the coding sequence ATGATAAAAATCAAGGTTTTAAGATTTGATCCGGGAGTAGATTCTGATTCCCATCTGGAAACTTATGAAATAGAAGAAAAAGAAAAGATGAAGGTACTGGACGCCCTCAATTTTATAAATGACCGCCATAATGCCAATCTTGCATTTAGAAGCTCTTGCAGAGCTGGCCAATGCGGTTCATGTGCTTTAAAAATGGATGGGAATATTGTCTTGGCATGTAAAGCCGAAATTCAGCCAGATTCTATCATAGAACCTTTAGATTTTCCTGTTATGAAGGATCTTATTGTTGATCGGACGGAAATAGAAGAAAAAGCTGAAAAAATGAGGCTGTTTCTAGAAAAATGTGAAGTCAAATCATTAAGCAGTGATTCACCTCGAACATGTCCAGACATCATTCCTGCTGAGAAATGTGTTGACTCCAAAAAACTAAGGAGTTGTATTGAATGTTTCTCCTGTTTATCTGCATGTCCCGTAATAAAAGAGAGCTCAGAATATGCAGGACCATATTTCATGAGATCTTTATCTAAATTTGCTTTAGATCCTAGAGACAGTGGCGATAGAGCTCTTGAAGGGTTTGATGAAGGTTTGTATTGTTGCACCACTTGTGGAAAGTGTGCAGAAGTTTGTCCTAAGGAAATTAGCATTCCTGGAGATGCCATTGAAAAATTAAGAGCTATTGCATGTAGGGAAGATGTAGGACCACTTGAACCTCAAAAGAAACTTAAGCAGTCCATTGTGGAAACTGGAAGGTCTGTGGAACCCCTTGAAAAAAGTTTAATAAAGGCCCTACAAGATTCATCCCAGCATTATCCATCTGAAACTGAATCTCAAAAGGAAAACAACCAAAAAGTAGCATTCTTTACTGGTTGTCTGGTTGATTACAGGATGCCAGATATTGGTTTCGCTCTTTTAAAAGTTCTGGAAAATAATGGAATTCAAGTGGATGTTCCCATCAATCAGGTTTGCTGTGGCTCCCCTTTGATTAGAACCGGGCAAGTGGATGCACTTGAAAAGCTGGTAGAGCAAAATAAGAAAGCACTGCAAGATTATGACACTATAATCACCGTTTGTGCAGGATGTGGGGCCACCTTAAAAAAAGATTATCCCAAATTCGGTGTTGATCTTAATGTTATGGATATAAGCGAATTTCTAGCTGATAATCTGGATATGAGCAATACAAAACCCGTGAATATGAAAGTAACGTACCATGACCCCTGCCATCTCTCTCGGAGCCAAGGAATACGATTGCAACCTCGAGAAATATTAAAGAAAATAAAAGGCTTGGAATTCGTTGAAATGGAAGAACCAAATCAGTGCTGTGGTTCTGGTGGAGGAGTAAAATCAGGTAAACCTGAAATAGCAGCTGCTTTAGGTAAAAGAAAAGCAGAAATGATTGGAAATCTGGATGTAGATGCGGTAATTACCATTTGTCCGTTCTGTCAGATGCATATAAAAGATTCTCTGGAAAAAGAAGGATTAGGAAATGTAAAAGTCATGAATATCCTAGAACTCCTTGATATGGCCTATTCCAATTGA
- a CDS encoding dCTP deaminase, translating into MAILSDSDIRKYLEDDLILIDPLEDPERQIQPSSVDLRIGSEFKGFKIIRKPFIDPKDKSDMDSYMESFHIDENEPFIIHPGEFALATTFETVHLPDNLVARVEGRSSMGRLGITMHVTAGYIDPGFHGKITLEISNIGKMPVALYPGQRVCQIVFETMTSPANKPYGHPDRDSKYMGQTRPESSRIKHDYELKNNKL; encoded by the coding sequence ATGGCAATTCTAAGTGACAGTGATATAAGAAAGTATTTAGAAGATGATTTAATATTAATTGATCCATTGGAAGACCCTGAAAGACAGATTCAACCTTCTTCTGTTGATTTAAGAATTGGAAGTGAGTTTAAGGGGTTTAAAATAATTAGAAAGCCATTTATAGATCCTAAAGATAAGTCCGACATGGATTCTTACATGGAATCATTCCATATTGATGAAAACGAACCATTTATTATACATCCTGGAGAATTTGCACTGGCCACGACTTTTGAAACTGTCCATTTACCAGACAATCTGGTGGCCCGTGTAGAGGGTCGTTCTTCCATGGGACGATTAGGGATAACCATGCATGTAACTGCAGGTTATATAGATCCTGGTTTTCACGGTAAAATTACTTTAGAGATATCCAACATTGGTAAAATGCCAGTAGCGCTGTACCCTGGTCAGAGAGTGTGTCAGATAGTCTTTGAAACTATGACCTCACCAGCAAACAAACCTTATGGGCATCCAGATAGAGATAGTAAGTATATGGGTCAAACACGACCAGAATCAAGTAGAATAAAGCACGATTATGAATTAAAGAATAATAAGCTCTGA
- the glyS gene encoding glycine--tRNA ligase: MKHENVMNVAKKRGFLWSSFEIYSGVSGFVDYGPLGAVLKNNVMQKWRDYYVVGEGFYEIESPTIMPEEALKASGHVDHFTDPMTECKECMDVYRADHIVKEAIGQEVEGLENQKITEIISENEIRCPKCGGHLTHVWSYNLMFQTLIGAKGKKTGYMRPETAQGIFIPFKRLLRFFRNKLPFGVVQLGKAYRNEISPRQGVIRLREFTQAEAEIFVNPEDKTHPKFSQIKSEKLSLYSSDCQLATEEPLKITTQEARDDKIVSSEMLIYQLYLAQKFLREIGIPDEALRFRQHLPSEMAHYAIDCWDVEVQTDNYGWVEIIGIADRTDYDLKSHSEHSNEDLRVFIEYDEPKPVKKTIAKPNMSVFGPTFKGAAPKLIKVLQESDAEEIRKSFQEHSSFNVELNSTYEILPEHVNFEEIDEVIRGEKIFPHVIEPSFGIDRIVYSLLLHSFQEEEDRSYFKLAKDIAPVEVSVFPLVNKEGMAKIALEIKDNLRSNGFIAEYDSSGTIGRRYARSDEIGVPFAITVDHESLEDETVTIRNRDDSKQYRIPLKIVPEIVSDLLTSKKEFKELL, translated from the coding sequence ATAAAACATGAAAATGTCATGAATGTAGCCAAAAAGAGAGGATTTTTATGGTCATCATTCGAAATATACTCAGGTGTATCCGGTTTTGTTGATTACGGCCCATTAGGTGCAGTTTTAAAAAATAATGTAATGCAAAAATGGAGAGACTATTATGTAGTCGGGGAAGGTTTTTATGAAATTGAATCCCCCACCATCATGCCTGAAGAGGCTTTAAAAGCATCTGGACACGTTGATCACTTCACAGACCCTATGACTGAATGTAAAGAATGTATGGATGTTTATCGGGCAGACCATATAGTAAAAGAAGCCATTGGACAAGAAGTAGAAGGCCTGGAAAATCAAAAAATTACCGAAATTATCTCTGAAAATGAAATAAGGTGTCCCAAGTGTGGTGGCCATCTTACTCATGTTTGGAGTTACAATCTAATGTTCCAAACATTAATTGGGGCAAAGGGCAAAAAAACAGGTTATATGCGGCCTGAAACAGCTCAGGGAATTTTCATTCCATTTAAAAGACTTTTAAGGTTTTTCAGAAATAAATTACCATTTGGCGTAGTTCAACTGGGTAAAGCCTATCGAAATGAAATTTCTCCACGGCAGGGTGTTATTAGGCTAAGGGAATTTACACAGGCCGAGGCAGAGATCTTTGTAAATCCTGAGGACAAAACTCACCCTAAATTTTCCCAAATAAAGTCTGAAAAACTGAGTTTATATTCTTCAGACTGTCAGTTAGCCACTGAAGAACCATTAAAGATCACAACTCAGGAAGCACGGGATGATAAAATTGTTTCCAGTGAAATGTTAATATACCAGCTTTATCTGGCTCAGAAATTTTTAAGGGAAATAGGAATACCAGATGAAGCTTTAAGATTCAGACAGCACCTTCCAAGTGAAATGGCCCACTATGCAATCGATTGTTGGGATGTGGAGGTTCAAACCGATAATTATGGTTGGGTGGAAATAATTGGTATTGCTGATAGGACGGATTATGATTTGAAATCACACAGTGAACACAGCAATGAAGATTTGCGGGTTTTCATTGAATATGATGAACCAAAACCCGTCAAAAAGACAATTGCTAAGCCTAATATGAGTGTATTTGGCCCGACCTTTAAAGGAGCTGCTCCTAAATTAATAAAAGTCTTACAAGAGTCAGATGCAGAAGAAATTCGAAAATCATTCCAGGAACACTCTAGCTTCAATGTAGAACTCAATTCTACTTACGAAATACTGCCAGAACACGTGAATTTTGAGGAAATTGATGAAGTAATTAGAGGAGAAAAGATATTCCCTCATGTAATTGAGCCATCTTTTGGCATAGATAGAATTGTCTATTCACTTTTACTGCACTCATTCCAGGAAGAAGAGGATAGATCTTACTTCAAACTGGCCAAAGACATTGCTCCTGTAGAAGTAAGTGTTTTTCCACTGGTAAATAAAGAAGGAATGGCAAAAATCGCCTTAGAGATAAAAGATAATTTGAGATCTAATGGTTTCATAGCTGAATATGACTCCTCAGGAACTATTGGACGGAGATATGCTAGGTCCGATGAAATTGGTGTTCCATTTGCCATAACCGTGGATCATGAATCATTGGAAGATGAAACAGTTACTATTAGAAATAGAGATGATTCCAAACAATATAGAATTCCTCTAAAAATTGTTCCAGAGATTGTTTCAGATCTTTTAACTTCAAAAAAAGAATTTAAAGAGCTATTATGA
- a CDS encoding carbohydrate kinase family protein, which translates to MDFILKVPQFVELDGEMYIEEVKKIPGGSALNFAMKTSLNGLNSGIIAKIGNDHHGEIILDKLSKRCIETSRIEKIDDSTGMAFISVDGNGKRSIYSFMGANEELNLSKEDFEYITSAEITHLSGTYWEVAYAAAKHVNTLSFAPGALLSTFGLDKLEPVLSNTDILFLNEKEVKILTGLELNKGIDLLIENGIPLVVITLGDKGSILRNQKEMIKFPAKSVQVVDTTGAGDTFAAGFISQWFKKKSLNSCLKLATSSAADCICKLGGI; encoded by the coding sequence ATGGATTTTATTTTAAAAGTTCCACAATTTGTTGAACTTGATGGAGAAATGTATATTGAAGAAGTTAAAAAGATTCCTGGGGGTTCCGCCTTAAATTTCGCCATGAAAACCTCTTTAAATGGATTAAATTCAGGAATAATTGCTAAAATTGGAAATGACCATCATGGTGAAATCATACTTGATAAACTCTCTAAAAGATGCATTGAGACTTCCAGGATAGAAAAAATAGATGATTCTACGGGCATGGCTTTTATTAGTGTTGATGGCAATGGTAAAAGATCTATTTATTCATTCATGGGAGCAAATGAAGAATTAAATCTTTCTAAAGAGGATTTTGAGTATATAACTTCTGCTGAAATTACTCACTTAAGCGGGACTTATTGGGAAGTTGCTTATGCTGCAGCTAAACATGTAAATACACTATCTTTTGCGCCGGGTGCCTTGCTTTCTACTTTTGGATTAGATAAATTAGAGCCAGTTTTATCTAATACAGACATATTATTCTTAAATGAAAAAGAGGTTAAAATATTAACTGGTTTGGAATTAAATAAGGGAATAGATCTTTTAATTGAGAATGGCATCCCCTTAGTGGTAATAACACTGGGTGATAAAGGATCTATTTTACGCAATCAAAAAGAGATGATTAAATTCCCTGCTAAAAGTGTTCAGGTAGTAGATACTACTGGTGCGGGCGATACTTTTGCAGCGGGTTTTATATCACAATGGTTTAAGAAAAAATCCCTAAATTCATGCTTAAAACTTGCCACTTCATCTGCAGCTGATTGTATTTGTAAATTGGGAGGCATATAA
- a CDS encoding septum site-determining protein MinD, whose amino-acid sequence MTRVITVASGKGGVGKTTITANLGVSLSTFGESVVVLDADIAMANLELILGMEGKSVTLHEVLAGEASIEDAIYDGPSGVRVVPAGISLEGLRNVKLDRLEDALSRLMEGTDILLIDAPAGLEKDALAALAAADELILVTTPEVPSISDALKTKIIATKLGVNIIGVVINREQHDKTFLTVDEVETILEVPVIAVVPDDHEVSRAAAFGEPIVLKNPKSPTSNAIMKLAADLIGEHYHPIEPDKKGVIIKLIDGLMGRR is encoded by the coding sequence ATGACCAGGGTTATTACTGTTGCTTCAGGTAAAGGAGGGGTTGGAAAAACAACCATCACTGCCAACCTGGGAGTTTCACTATCTACTTTTGGGGAAAGTGTAGTGGTTTTAGATGCAGATATCGCAATGGCGAATCTGGAACTTATTTTAGGTATGGAAGGAAAATCAGTAACTTTACATGAGGTACTGGCTGGTGAAGCTTCAATAGAAGATGCTATTTATGATGGACCTAGTGGGGTTAGAGTTGTACCTGCAGGTATATCTTTAGAGGGCCTTCGAAATGTTAAATTAGACCGTTTAGAAGATGCATTATCTAGATTAATGGAAGGTACTGATATTTTATTAATTGATGCTCCTGCGGGATTGGAAAAAGATGCACTTGCAGCATTGGCTGCTGCAGACGAGCTTATATTAGTCACTACTCCGGAAGTACCGTCTATAAGTGACGCACTTAAAACTAAAATTATTGCCACAAAGCTTGGTGTGAATATCATTGGTGTTGTAATCAATCGGGAACAGCATGATAAGACCTTTTTGACTGTTGATGAGGTTGAGACAATTCTAGAAGTTCCAGTAATTGCTGTAGTTCCAGATGATCATGAAGTTAGTAGGGCTGCGGCTTTTGGTGAACCAATTGTTCTTAAAAATCCAAAATCTCCTACATCTAATGCTATAATGAAATTAGCAGCAGACTTGATTGGAGAACATTACCACCCAATAGAACCAGATAAAAAAGGTGTTATTATCAAGTTAATTGATGGTTTAATGGGCAGAAGATAA
- a CDS encoding RNA methyltransferase, producing the protein MEKKDFLKDNIYVVFVEPESPGNIGFLARTMKNFGLYNLILVNPCELKKEAYFQAMHARELVEHAEIHKSITNLLEAKQIDFIIGTTGTPGGSYKLSRIPLKPQQLAESIRTEGKIAFLFGREGDGLYNDEIEICDAVVSIPTDEIYPIMNITHAAAIIFYEIFKNRNEFNVEGLEEASLSEKEYLIEEMEEVVEKLDIPPHKKKNGTKTFKNILGRAFITGREAHTLKGIFRRINGKME; encoded by the coding sequence ATGGAAAAAAAAGATTTTTTAAAAGATAACATCTACGTGGTATTTGTAGAGCCAGAATCTCCAGGAAATATTGGTTTTTTAGCCAGAACTATGAAAAATTTTGGTCTTTATAATTTAATTCTTGTAAATCCATGCGAACTAAAAAAAGAAGCTTATTTTCAGGCAATGCACGCACGTGAACTGGTAGAACACGCTGAAATTCACAAATCTATTACAAATTTACTTGAAGCAAAACAGATAGATTTCATAATCGGTACTACTGGAACTCCTGGTGGAAGTTACAAATTATCACGTATTCCCCTAAAACCACAGCAACTCGCCGAATCCATACGTACAGAAGGTAAAATAGCATTTTTATTTGGAAGAGAAGGTGATGGATTATATAATGATGAAATAGAAATTTGTGATGCAGTAGTGAGCATTCCCACAGACGAAATTTATCCCATTATGAATATAACCCATGCTGCGGCCATTATTTTCTATGAAATATTCAAAAATAGAAATGAATTTAATGTAGAAGGCCTAGAAGAGGCCTCTCTAAGCGAAAAAGAATATTTAATAGAAGAAATGGAAGAAGTTGTAGAAAAATTAGATATTCCTCCGCACAAAAAGAAAAATGGTACTAAAACTTTTAAAAACATTTTAGGCCGTGCTTTTATTACTGGAAGAGAAGCCCATACCCTTAAAGGTATTTTTAGAAGAATAAATGGTAAAATGGAATGA